Proteins encoded within one genomic window of Salipaludibacillus agaradhaerens:
- a CDS encoding NAD-dependent epimerase/dehydratase family protein, whose protein sequence is MNMGHVLVTGGAGFIGSQLVNELIPVTDKITIIDDLSTGNEKVIPSSANITFYKKSILNTDFFQSVFKDVDYIFHLAARNLALSVGNVKKDLEINILGTLNMLEYARKYGGNLKRFVYASTSSIYGNATSFPTMESEKDLTSPYSTSKYSAEQYCQLYKSVYDVPTVILRLSNVFGRGQLPTNPYCGVVAKFYEAITTNQPLIIYGDGFQTRDFTYIDDVLQAFILTALNPRAIGDVFNVGTGKETSVLQLAKMVVDIYQVPDCAYVYKEKRVIDTVDRRCLSIKHISDLIDWQPKHDLYTGLERTAEWYNTTAN, encoded by the coding sequence ATGAATATGGGGCATGTTTTAGTAACAGGAGGAGCAGGGTTTATTGGGTCTCAGCTTGTAAACGAATTAATACCTGTTACTGATAAAATAACAATCATTGATGATTTATCAACGGGAAATGAAAAGGTAATTCCAAGTAGTGCTAACATCACTTTTTATAAAAAAAGTATTTTAAATACAGACTTTTTTCAATCTGTTTTTAAAGATGTTGATTACATCTTTCACCTTGCTGCGAGAAACTTAGCTTTGTCAGTAGGAAATGTAAAAAAAGATTTAGAAATTAATATTTTAGGTACGCTGAATATGTTGGAATATGCGAGGAAATATGGAGGGAATTTGAAGAGGTTTGTATATGCCTCTACCTCTTCTATATATGGGAATGCCACCTCTTTTCCAACAATGGAAAGTGAGAAAGATCTTACTTCCCCATATTCAACTAGTAAATATTCTGCTGAACAATATTGTCAGTTATATAAAAGCGTGTATGATGTCCCAACAGTTATATTAAGATTATCTAATGTATTTGGTAGAGGACAGCTCCCTACAAATCCGTACTGCGGAGTGGTAGCTAAATTTTATGAAGCAATAACCACGAACCAACCTCTCATTATATATGGAGATGGATTTCAAACGAGAGATTTTACGTATATAGATGACGTTCTTCAAGCCTTTATTTTAACGGCTTTAAATCCACGTGCTATAGGGGATGTTTTTAATGTAGGAACTGGTAAAGAGACGTCTGTGTTACAACTGGCTAAAATGGTCGTCGATATTTATCAAGTACCTGATTGTGCTTATGTCTATAAAGAAAAAAGGGTAATTGATACGGTCGACAGACGTTGTCTATCTATTAAACATATAAGTGATCTTATAGATTGGCAGCCTAAACATGATCTGTACACAGGGTTAGAACGGACGGCAGAATGGTATAATACTACAGCAAACTGA
- a CDS encoding glycosyltransferase translates to MITISLCMIVKNEEKVLDRCLQTVKGLVDEINIVDTGSEDRTVEIAKEYTDRIFFYEWTGDFAAARNESFKYATKDYILYLDADDVILEEDQEKFKKLKKSLDPSVDSVSMFYNAGVDEYGNVTLRYRRNRLVKTDKKFKWGGDVHNYLNVSGHIINSDVAITHKKIKHATNRNLSIYKTKIERGDVFSARDYFYYGNELRENGHREKAIEAYEKNIQMTEGWIEDKFYACINKADCHRQLGEQERELEALIQSFIFSKTPRPEACSRIGYHFQTKRLYDHAIYWYEQALNLKPDTNQWSFSYPAYSTWYPHLQLCVCYDRIGKKQKAYDHNEKAREYRPRDRAVLHNKTYFEKTLNLTE, encoded by the coding sequence ATGATCACAATTAGCTTATGTATGATTGTTAAAAATGAAGAAAAGGTGTTGGACAGGTGTTTACAGACAGTTAAAGGTCTTGTAGATGAAATTAATATTGTAGATACTGGATCGGAAGATAGGACCGTGGAGATTGCAAAAGAATATACAGATCGGATCTTTTTTTATGAATGGACCGGAGACTTTGCAGCAGCAAGAAATGAATCATTTAAATATGCAACAAAAGATTATATTTTATATTTAGATGCAGATGATGTGATATTAGAAGAAGATCAAGAGAAATTTAAGAAATTAAAAAAATCCTTAGATCCCTCTGTAGATTCTGTGTCCATGTTTTATAATGCCGGTGTGGATGAATATGGAAATGTCACCTTGAGATATCGACGTAATCGTTTAGTTAAAACTGATAAAAAATTCAAGTGGGGAGGAGATGTCCATAATTATTTAAATGTCTCCGGTCATATTATAAACTCTGATGTGGCAATTACTCATAAGAAAATAAAACATGCCACAAATAGGAACTTATCTATTTATAAAACAAAGATCGAACGAGGAGATGTTTTTTCTGCAAGAGATTATTTTTATTATGGAAATGAGTTAAGAGAGAATGGGCATCGAGAAAAAGCTATAGAAGCGTATGAAAAAAATATTCAAATGACAGAGGGATGGATTGAGGATAAATTTTACGCCTGTATCAATAAAGCGGACTGTCATCGACAGCTTGGCGAGCAAGAGAGAGAGCTGGAAGCGTTGATTCAATCTTTTATATTTTCAAAGACACCGAGACCGGAAGCTTGTAGTAGAATTGGATATCATTTTCAAACTAAAAGATTATATGATCATGCTATTTATTGGTATGAGCAAGCACTAAATTTAAAGCCTGACACGAATCAATGGAGCTTTAGTTATCCGGCTTATTCTACATGGTATCCTCATTTGCAATTGTGTGTTTGTTATGATCGCATCGGAAAGAAACAAAAAGCTTATGACCATAATGAAAAAGCAAGAGAATATAGGCCACGAGATCGAGCTGTACTCCATAATAAAACCTATTTTGAGAAAACGTTAAATCTCACAGAGTAG
- a CDS encoding collagen-like domain-containing protein: TGPAGPTGPEGPAGPTGPAGATGATGPEGPTGPEGPTGPAGATGPEGPTGPEGPAGPTGPAGATGATGPEGPTGPEGPTGPAGPTGPAGATGATGPEGPTGPEGPAGPTGPAGATGATGPEGPTGPEGPTGPAGPTGPAGATGATGPEGPTGPEGPAGPTGPEGATGPAGATGPAGPTGPTGPEGPQGPTGPEGPQGPTGPTGPAGP; encoded by the coding sequence ACGGGCCCAGCGGGACCAACCGGACCAGAGGGCCCAGCAGGGCCAACGGGCCCAGCAGGGGCAACAGGAGCGACGGGACCAGAGGGACCAACAGGACCAGAGGGGCCAACAGGCCCAGCAGGGGCAACAGGACCAGAGGGACCAACCGGACCAGAGGGCCCAGCAGGGCCAACGGGCCCAGCAGGGGCAACAGGAGCGACGGGACCAGAGGGACCAACAGGACCAGAGGGGCCAACAGGCCCAGCAGGGCCAACGGGCCCAGCAGGGGCAACAGGAGCGACGGGACCAGAGGGACCAACCGGACCAGAGGGCCCAGCAGGGCCAACGGGCCCAGCAGGGGCAACAGGAGCGACGGGACCAGAGGGACCAACAGGACCAGAGGGGCCAACAGGCCCAGCAGGGCCAACGGGCCCAGCAGGGGCAACAGGAGCGACGGGACCAGAGGGACCAACCGGACCAGAGGGACCAGCAGGGCCAACCGGACCAGAGGGAGCGACGGGCCCAGCAGGGGCAACAGGACCAGCGGGCCCAACAGGGCCAACGGGACCAGAGGGACCACAAGGGCCAACGGGACCAGAGGGACCACAAGGGCCAACGGGGCCAACGGGACCAGCGGGACCATAA